In a single window of the Tautonia marina genome:
- a CDS encoding serine hydrolase, producing the protein MSRLVVMLLAIAISPASAQEVIGPQPPMTAEATAALEAFIDREIEQKGIPALSIALVDGEEIVWARGFGLADPEQGTPATAETIYRVGSVSKLFTDLAAMQCVEAGSLELDAPITEVLPELTPENPFETPITLRHLMSHRAGLVREPPIGHYFDPDEPSLAETVASLNQTRLPIAPGSKTKYSNAGLGVVGLAVERIAGEPFVDLIRSDLLQPMGMLSSDFERTPAIESQLAQAIMWGYDGRRFEAPGFALGYAPAGSLYASMPDLGRFLITLFQDGKTKTGAILEAKTLASMFEPQFDEKGRFGLGFAVSEWKGHRRIGHGGAVYGFATELAALPEKKLGVAVSASLDVADVGTIADFALETLIALKDGEPLPRFPRSAPLPDGLARQLRGRYQDEDQPGRVIELLDQGNRLLMMPARSGYLHELRSVADAEGATLVIDGPILAHGETITRDGDTLTLGDTTFRKLPDNEPPAPAPEDWMGLIGEYGWDHNILYILEREGKLYALIEWFFLYPLEPIEGDTYAFPSTGLYHDETLRFERDPNGKAQRAILGESVVFERRPIDGEDGSTFRVDPIRAVADLLPEARAASPPKEEGPFRKTDLVDLTTLDPTILLDIRYATDNNFLGTPFYSSARAFLQRPAAEALVRVHQALEPLGYGLLIHDAYRPWYVTKMFYDATPEQSRGFVANPASGSKHNRGCAVDLTLYDRSTGKPIGMVGGYDEFSERGGAHYLGGTARQRWHRLLLRRVMEDQGFAVISNEWWHFDYKDWRSYPIGNQTFEEIEAGAS; encoded by the coding sequence ATGTCGCGCCTCGTTGTGATGCTCCTCGCGATTGCCATCTCCCCCGCCTCGGCTCAGGAGGTCATTGGTCCTCAGCCACCCATGACGGCCGAGGCAACCGCGGCGCTCGAAGCCTTCATCGACCGAGAGATCGAACAGAAAGGGATTCCCGCCCTGTCGATCGCCCTGGTCGATGGTGAGGAGATTGTCTGGGCTCGCGGCTTCGGGCTGGCTGACCCGGAGCAGGGCACCCCCGCGACAGCCGAGACCATCTACCGGGTCGGCTCCGTTTCGAAACTGTTCACCGACCTGGCGGCGATGCAGTGTGTCGAGGCCGGTTCGCTCGAGCTCGATGCCCCGATCACCGAGGTCTTGCCCGAGCTGACCCCGGAGAACCCGTTCGAGACTCCCATCACCCTTCGCCACCTCATGAGCCACCGCGCCGGCCTGGTGCGCGAGCCTCCCATCGGCCACTATTTTGACCCCGACGAGCCGAGTCTCGCCGAAACCGTTGCCAGCCTGAACCAAACACGCTTGCCGATCGCTCCCGGATCAAAAACCAAGTACTCGAACGCCGGACTCGGCGTGGTCGGTCTGGCCGTCGAACGGATCGCGGGGGAACCTTTCGTCGACCTGATCCGATCCGATCTCTTACAACCGATGGGCATGTTGTCCAGCGACTTCGAGCGGACACCCGCCATCGAATCCCAGCTTGCCCAGGCGATCATGTGGGGTTACGACGGCCGACGGTTCGAAGCCCCTGGCTTCGCGCTCGGCTACGCTCCGGCCGGCAGTCTGTACGCCTCGATGCCCGACCTTGGCCGGTTCCTCATCACCCTCTTTCAAGATGGGAAGACCAAAACCGGCGCGATTCTCGAAGCCAAAACACTTGCCTCAATGTTCGAACCTCAGTTCGATGAGAAGGGCCGCTTCGGCCTCGGCTTTGCCGTGAGCGAGTGGAAGGGGCATCGGCGGATCGGCCACGGCGGGGCCGTCTACGGCTTCGCCACCGAACTGGCCGCCTTGCCTGAGAAAAAACTCGGCGTGGCGGTGTCCGCATCCCTCGATGTCGCGGACGTGGGCACGATTGCCGACTTCGCCCTGGAAACGCTGATTGCCCTGAAGGACGGGGAACCGCTGCCCAGGTTCCCCCGATCCGCCCCTCTTCCCGACGGCCTCGCCCGGCAGCTTCGCGGCCGATATCAGGATGAGGATCAACCCGGCCGCGTCATCGAACTGCTCGACCAGGGCAATCGCCTGCTCATGATGCCCGCTCGGAGCGGTTATCTGCACGAACTCCGATCGGTGGCCGATGCCGAAGGGGCCACCCTCGTGATCGACGGTCCCATCCTTGCCCACGGCGAGACGATCACCCGAGATGGCGACACCCTGACCCTCGGCGACACCACCTTCCGCAAACTGCCCGACAACGAACCTCCTGCTCCCGCTCCCGAGGACTGGATGGGGTTGATCGGCGAGTACGGATGGGATCACAACATCCTCTACATCCTCGAACGCGAAGGGAAGCTCTACGCGTTGATCGAGTGGTTCTTTCTCTACCCCCTCGAACCGATCGAGGGTGACACCTATGCGTTCCCTTCGACGGGTCTTTATCACGACGAAACGCTCCGGTTCGAACGCGATCCCAACGGCAAGGCCCAACGCGCCATCCTGGGAGAGAGCGTCGTCTTTGAGCGTCGGCCGATTGATGGGGAGGATGGTTCGACCTTCCGCGTCGATCCGATTCGAGCCGTTGCCGATCTTTTACCCGAGGCTCGCGCCGCCTCCCCGCCGAAGGAGGAAGGCCCGTTCCGCAAGACCGACCTTGTTGACCTGACCACCCTCGATCCGACCATCCTCCTCGACATTCGCTACGCGACCGACAACAACTTCCTCGGCACGCCGTTCTATTCGTCGGCTCGGGCGTTCTTGCAGCGTCCGGCGGCCGAGGCCCTGGTGCGGGTGCATCAGGCACTCGAACCGCTCGGTTACGGGCTTTTGATCCACGACGCCTACCGCCCGTGGTACGTCACGAAGATGTTCTACGACGCGACCCCCGAGCAGTCGCGCGGGTTCGTCGCCAATCCCGCGAGCGGGTCGAAGCACAACCGAGGCTGCGCGGTCGATCTGACCCTTTATGACCGATCCACGGGCAAGCCGATTGGAATGGTTGGCGGCTACGATGAGTTCTCCGAGCGAGGCGGGGCGCACTACCTCGGCGGCACCGCTCGCCAGCGTTGGCATCGGCTCCTGCTTCGACGGGTCATGGAGGACCAGGGGTTCGCCGTCATCTCAAACGAATGGTGGCATTTTGATTACAAGGACTGGCGATCTTATCCAATCGGCAACCAAACGTTCGAGGAGATTGAGGCCGGAGCTTCCTGA
- the queA gene encoding tRNA preQ1(34) S-adenosylmethionine ribosyltransferase-isomerase QueA produces the protein MHTDDFDFHLPDDLIAQHPADRRDQSRLMIVHRDSGTIEHRVFAELPDLLREGDLLVRNDSKVVPARLIGRREATGGRWEGLYLREHDRNVWELMTQTRGRPQPGEHILIDDGLRLQLLERLDDGHWLARALDLRPTFDLLETYGHIPLPPYIHRESDTPQDRERYQTVYASAPGSVAAPTAGLHFTEAIFDRLQALGVSIADVTLHVGPGTFRPIKTDRIEDHELHAEWVSLAPAVARRLNAGRSAGHRIVAVGTTATRVLETCVGDTGTFRPYTGQTNIYLHPGVPIRGVDALITNFHLPKSSLLVLVSALAGVELIRKAYAEAVYQRYRFYSYGDAMLIL, from the coding sequence ATGCATACCGACGACTTCGACTTCCACCTGCCCGACGACCTGATCGCTCAGCACCCGGCCGACCGTCGCGATCAGTCGCGCCTGATGATCGTCCACCGAGACTCGGGCACGATCGAGCACCGCGTCTTCGCCGAGCTTCCCGACTTGCTCCGCGAAGGAGACCTTCTCGTTCGGAACGATTCGAAGGTCGTGCCCGCGCGATTGATCGGCCGTCGCGAGGCCACGGGGGGGCGCTGGGAGGGGCTCTACCTGCGCGAGCACGACCGGAACGTCTGGGAGCTGATGACGCAGACTCGCGGCCGTCCTCAACCCGGCGAGCATATTTTGATCGACGACGGCTTGCGTCTGCAACTGCTCGAACGGCTCGACGATGGTCATTGGCTCGCCCGAGCGCTCGACCTGCGCCCGACGTTCGATCTGCTCGAAACCTACGGCCACATCCCGCTACCGCCTTACATTCACCGCGAGTCGGACACCCCCCAGGACCGCGAGCGCTATCAAACCGTTTACGCCTCGGCCCCTGGTTCAGTCGCCGCGCCAACGGCGGGCCTTCACTTCACGGAAGCCATTTTTGATCGGCTGCAAGCCCTTGGAGTCTCCATCGCCGATGTCACCCTACACGTCGGCCCCGGCACCTTCCGACCGATCAAGACCGACCGCATCGAAGATCACGAACTGCACGCCGAATGGGTGTCCCTCGCTCCCGCCGTGGCCAGAAGGCTCAACGCGGGTCGTTCCGCCGGCCATCGGATCGTCGCGGTCGGCACCACGGCCACGCGGGTTCTGGAAACCTGCGTGGGCGACACCGGCACCTTCCGGCCCTACACCGGCCAGACGAACATCTATCTCCATCCCGGAGTCCCCATTCGCGGGGTCGATGCGCTCATCACCAACTTCCATCTGCCGAAAAGCAGCCTGCTCGTCCTTGTCTCGGCCCTGGCCGGGGTCGAGTTGATCCGGAAGGCATATGCCGAGGCAGTCTATCAACGGTATCGCTTTTATAGTTATGGCGATGCGATGCTCATCCTCTGA
- a CDS encoding M16 family metallopeptidase, with protein sequence MHPRLAPLFAMATLALVASVPNLSVAQDEPRTPQIPDLKVETYTLPNGLEVILHEDHTTPVVAVNIWYKVGSKNEAEGRTGFAHLFEHLMFQGSENHNNEYFAPLEPLGARINGSTTTDRTNYFETVPSNALELALWLEADRMGFLLPALTQESLDNQRDVVKNERRQRVDNVPYGQVSERMLEALYPEGHPYHHSVIGSMEDLSAASLEDVKNFFRTYYNPNNASLCIAGDFDPAEAKRLVELYFGAIPKGPEVERTPHQVPELEAPVNLAITDRVSLPRIYLTWPTVPEGHPDEEALDVLSAILGQLDKESRLEKALIYDESVASQVFAYHSTGAVSGTFNVIATGKPDGDLDDLATRIEAEIERLQQDGPTEDEVLKAQNTTESSVVFGLQAVGTRADFFNANNVAFGDPLAYRKQLQNLFDVRADDVRRVAREYLSPNRVRMDVTPGAPTERAPEVFVNAAPVEIVPDDEPIVEELDRSTMPTLGDAPEFSPPPVERRTLDNGLELLVVNRPELPILTLQLVVKGGATLAPEGQDGVAELTANLLTEGTATRDAQELAGALSRLGASINASAGMEQMTVSLSTLTKHTDAALELFADVVLNPAFREGDLERQRALLLSSLLRRRDSAEGIASLVFPSLLYGDDHPYGRQVSGTLQTVPTISRDDIVAFHSRLFRPNNAALIVVGDTTADAIIERLGQAAIGDWEAGGAPSLTLPEPKPAPKDTLYLVDRPESAQSVLAVGQIGLSRDTPDYFPVTLMNAVLGGQFSSRINLNLREDKGYTYGARTSFSFRRGPGPFSASTSVQTAVTAPALVELYKELTEIRGDRPVTEKELADAKGRLILGFPGDFETTGGVASQVIDLVLYNLPDDYFTTYQDKVEAVTPEQVQQAAQEHLHPDRMTLLVVGDRNAIASSLEELPFVPSLTPLDPDGNPVDPAASNAGEGQ encoded by the coding sequence ATGCACCCGAGACTCGCCCCCCTGTTCGCGATGGCCACTCTGGCCCTCGTCGCGTCGGTTCCGAACCTGAGTGTGGCTCAGGACGAACCCAGGACACCGCAGATTCCCGACCTGAAGGTCGAGACGTACACCTTGCCCAACGGCCTGGAGGTGATCCTTCACGAGGATCATACGACCCCCGTCGTTGCCGTGAACATCTGGTACAAGGTTGGTTCGAAGAACGAGGCCGAAGGCCGCACCGGCTTCGCCCACCTGTTCGAGCACCTGATGTTCCAGGGCTCTGAGAACCATAACAACGAGTACTTCGCCCCGCTCGAACCGCTCGGCGCCCGGATCAACGGGAGCACGACGACCGACCGCACGAACTACTTCGAGACGGTTCCGAGCAATGCCCTGGAACTGGCCCTCTGGCTCGAAGCCGACCGCATGGGCTTCCTGCTGCCGGCCCTGACCCAGGAATCGCTCGACAACCAGCGCGACGTGGTCAAGAACGAACGGCGGCAGCGGGTCGATAACGTTCCCTACGGGCAGGTTTCCGAGCGGATGCTCGAAGCGCTCTATCCCGAAGGGCACCCGTACCACCACAGCGTCATCGGCTCGATGGAAGACCTGTCGGCCGCCTCGCTGGAGGATGTGAAGAACTTCTTCCGGACCTATTACAACCCGAACAATGCCAGCTTGTGTATCGCCGGCGACTTCGACCCGGCCGAAGCCAAGCGGCTCGTCGAGCTTTACTTCGGCGCCATTCCGAAAGGCCCGGAGGTTGAGCGGACCCCGCATCAGGTTCCCGAGCTTGAGGCTCCGGTCAACCTGGCGATCACCGACCGCGTCTCCTTGCCTCGCATCTATCTGACCTGGCCGACCGTTCCCGAAGGCCACCCGGACGAGGAGGCGCTCGACGTTCTCTCCGCCATCCTCGGTCAGCTTGACAAGGAAAGCCGCCTGGAAAAGGCGTTGATTTATGATGAATCGGTTGCCAGTCAGGTGTTCGCCTACCACAGCACTGGGGCCGTCTCGGGCACGTTCAACGTGATCGCGACCGGCAAGCCCGACGGAGATCTTGACGACCTGGCCACCCGGATTGAGGCCGAGATCGAGCGGCTTCAGCAAGACGGCCCGACCGAGGACGAGGTACTCAAGGCGCAGAACACGACTGAGAGCAGTGTTGTCTTCGGACTTCAGGCGGTCGGAACCCGTGCCGACTTCTTCAACGCCAACAACGTTGCCTTCGGCGATCCGCTCGCCTACCGAAAACAATTGCAGAACCTCTTTGATGTGCGAGCCGACGATGTCCGCCGCGTGGCTCGCGAGTACCTCTCGCCCAACCGCGTCCGGATGGACGTGACCCCCGGCGCTCCGACCGAACGGGCCCCCGAGGTCTTCGTCAACGCCGCTCCGGTCGAGATCGTGCCCGATGATGAGCCGATCGTCGAGGAGCTTGATCGGTCGACCATGCCGACGCTGGGGGACGCTCCCGAGTTCTCGCCGCCTCCCGTCGAACGTCGGACGCTCGACAACGGTCTGGAACTGCTGGTCGTCAACCGCCCCGAGCTGCCGATCCTGACCCTGCAACTGGTTGTCAAGGGAGGGGCCACCCTCGCCCCCGAAGGTCAGGACGGCGTGGCCGAGCTGACGGCGAACCTGCTGACCGAAGGGACCGCGACCCGAGACGCTCAGGAACTGGCCGGTGCGCTGTCGCGCCTCGGGGCGTCGATCAATGCCTCAGCCGGGATGGAGCAGATGACGGTTTCGCTCTCGACCCTGACGAAGCATACCGACGCGGCGCTGGAGCTGTTTGCCGACGTGGTCCTCAATCCCGCCTTCCGCGAAGGTGACCTGGAGCGCCAGCGGGCCTTGCTCCTGTCCAGCCTGCTCCGACGTCGGGACAGTGCCGAGGGGATCGCCTCGCTTGTCTTCCCGAGCTTGCTCTATGGAGACGATCACCCCTACGGCCGCCAGGTGTCGGGAACCCTGCAAACGGTGCCGACCATCTCCCGAGACGACATTGTCGCCTTCCACTCGCGCCTGTTCCGCCCGAATAATGCGGCCTTGATCGTGGTGGGAGACACGACGGCCGATGCCATCATCGAGCGGCTCGGCCAGGCGGCCATCGGCGACTGGGAGGCCGGCGGCGCCCCCTCGCTGACCCTTCCCGAGCCGAAGCCGGCTCCGAAGGATACGCTCTACCTTGTCGACCGGCCCGAGTCGGCGCAATCGGTCCTGGCCGTCGGCCAGATCGGCCTCTCGCGCGATACGCCGGACTACTTCCCGGTCACGTTGATGAATGCCGTGCTCGGAGGCCAGTTCTCCAGTCGGATCAACCTGAACCTGCGAGAGGACAAAGGGTACACCTACGGCGCCCGCACCTCCTTCTCGTTCCGACGAGGCCCCGGCCCCTTCTCGGCCAGTACCTCGGTGCAGACCGCCGTCACGGCCCCTGCCCTGGTCGAGCTGTACAAGGAGTTGACTGAGATCCGAGGCGATCGCCCGGTGACCGAGAAGGAGCTGGCGGACGCCAAGGGCCGGCTGATTCTCGGCTTCCCCGGCGACTTCGAGACGACTGGCGGCGTGGCCTCTCAGGTGATCGACCTGGTCCTCTACAACCTGCCCGACGACTACTTCACGACCTATCAGGACAAGGTCGAAGCCGTCACCCCCGAGCAGGTCCAGCAGGCCGCCCAGGAGCACCTGCACCCCGACCGCATGACCCTGCTGGTCGTCGGCGACCGCAACGCCATCGCTTCCTCGCTGGAAGAGCTTCCCTTTGTTCCCTCGCTCACTCCGCTCGACCCCGACGGAAACCCGGTCGATCCCGCAGCCAGCAACGCGGGTGAGGGGCAGTAA